One Nitrospina watsonii DNA segment encodes these proteins:
- a CDS encoding AAA family ATPase yields MKDDVKTSNRKHETASIGGITLNLSSPDDSEVMWIGQGEILRQILACWMVIAEKDMPLSPRIIGMPGIGKTTLCMVAAHQRNQPLYIFQCTSDTRPEDLLVTPVLAENGRISYHASPLVTAMIHGGICILDEGNRMNEKSWASLAPLLDHRRYVESIIAGIQIKAHPDFRACVTMNNDESTFEIPDYILSRLQPTLQLQMPSQEDEMAILKYHLPFAEDDLLNMTVQFLQRSHQMDLDFSPRDGIHILQYALKRLKQDTDHPLSKDAIWSEAVEKVLGEDALNLEELAERKRRALGADRLPMGLGDFFFGDDNPLHPDMDR; encoded by the coding sequence ATGAAAGACGACGTCAAAACATCCAACCGCAAGCACGAGACGGCCTCCATCGGTGGCATCACTTTAAACTTGAGTTCGCCGGACGACAGCGAGGTGATGTGGATCGGGCAGGGAGAAATCCTGCGCCAGATTCTCGCCTGCTGGATGGTGATCGCCGAAAAGGACATGCCCTTGTCGCCGCGCATCATCGGCATGCCGGGTATCGGTAAAACCACGCTGTGCATGGTCGCCGCGCATCAGCGCAATCAGCCTCTGTATATCTTTCAGTGCACCAGCGACACGCGCCCGGAAGATTTGCTGGTCACCCCGGTGCTGGCGGAAAACGGACGCATTTCCTACCATGCCTCGCCCCTCGTCACCGCCATGATCCACGGCGGCATCTGCATTCTCGATGAAGGCAACCGCATGAATGAGAAAAGCTGGGCGTCGCTGGCACCGCTGCTCGATCACCGCCGTTACGTGGAATCCATCATCGCCGGCATTCAGATCAAGGCGCACCCGGACTTCCGCGCCTGCGTGACCATGAACAACGACGAATCCACCTTCGAAATTCCCGATTACATCCTGTCCCGGTTGCAACCGACACTGCAATTGCAGATGCCATCGCAGGAAGACGAAATGGCGATCCTGAAATACCATCTCCCTTTCGCCGAGGACGACTTGCTCAACATGACGGTGCAGTTTCTCCAAAGGTCGCACCAGATGGATCTCGACTTTTCACCGCGCGACGGCATCCACATCCTGCAATATGCGCTCAAGCGCTTGAAGCAGGACACCGACCATCCGCTCTCCAAAGACGCCATCTGGAGCGAAGCCGTGGAGAAAGTGTTGGGCGAGGACGCCTTGAACCTGGAAGAACTGGCGGAACGAAAGCGCCGGGCTCTGGGGGCCGACCGGCTGCCCATGGGATTGGGCGACTTCTTTTTCGGCGATGACAACCCACTGCACCCCGACATGGATCGTTGA
- a CDS encoding efflux RND transporter permease subunit, with the protein MLKRIIGASLKNRFLVLLGALAVFGWGVYSMKTINLDAIPDLSDVQVIVFTEFPGQAPQTVEDQITYPLTTTMLSVPFAKVVRGYSYFGLSFVYIIFEDGTDLYWARSRVLEQLNFVSKKLPQGITPSLGPDATGVGWVYQYALVDRTGQHDLSELRSIQDWFLRYELQTVPGVSEVASIGGYVKQYQVEVDPNKLKAYNIPLTKIKNAIQRSNNDVGGRLLEMSETEYMVRGLGYIKNIEDIEHIPLGVDAKGTPILVRDVGRVTLGPDLRRGLAELNGEGETVGGIIVQRFGENALGVIHRVKHKLDQLKKGLPDGVEIIEVYDRSKLIQRAIANLKEKLIEESAAVALISIFFLLHLRSSLVAIITIPMGILMAFIVMKYQGLNANIMSLGGIAIAIGAMIDGAIVMIENAHKHLERDRGKKDHWQIIYEAASEVGPALFYSLLIITVSFLPVFTLEAQEGRLFSPLAFTKTYSMAAAAILAVTLVPVIMGYFIRGYILPEKKNPITWLLTNLFRPVLWLALRMKTVVILAALLIVLVTLIPLKKLGSEFMPPLNEGDILYMPTTLPGISITKAKQLLQQTDKIIKQFPEVKNVFGKIGRAETATDPAPLSMIETTITLKPKAAWRPGVTTKSLIDEMDAALQFPGLTNTWTMPIKTRIDMLSTGIKTPVGIKISGDNLKTLQKLGQQVESMARNIPGTASVYAERVIGGNYFDFVIDRKQAARYGLTVGDVQDVIQTAIGGMNITNTIEGLERYPVNLRYSRELRDNISQLQRVLIPTPRGEHIPMAQVAQIEIKKGPPVIKTENARLNAWIYVDIKDIDVGTYVERAKQIIGEQVDLPAGYNLMWSGQYEYMERAKKRLQLIVPVTLLMIFVLLYLNFRNVTESLVVMLSLPFALVGGIWYLYSLNYELSVAVAVGFIALAGVAAEIGVLVLVYIDQAYKQRQREGAIKSKTDIRDAVLEGTSERIRPIIMTVVSTVGGLLPIMIGSGTGSDVMKRIAAPMVGGMISATILTLIVVPTLYNLILEIRFKLYKPPIPESSNNEEGARKDADRVGLNPPQSH; encoded by the coding sequence ATGCTGAAACGGATTATTGGCGCCTCTCTGAAAAACCGGTTTCTGGTTTTGCTCGGTGCTCTGGCAGTGTTTGGCTGGGGCGTTTACTCCATGAAAACCATAAACCTGGATGCTATTCCGGACTTGAGTGATGTTCAGGTCATCGTGTTTACTGAATTTCCCGGACAGGCGCCACAAACCGTCGAAGACCAGATCACCTACCCTCTCACCACCACCATGTTGTCCGTTCCTTTCGCCAAAGTGGTACGCGGTTACTCCTATTTCGGTCTGTCATTCGTGTACATCATTTTCGAAGATGGCACGGATCTGTACTGGGCACGCAGCCGGGTTCTGGAGCAACTGAATTTCGTATCTAAAAAATTACCACAAGGCATCACACCGTCTCTGGGACCCGATGCCACAGGCGTCGGCTGGGTGTATCAATACGCCTTGGTCGATCGCACAGGCCAGCACGATCTTTCGGAGTTGCGTTCCATTCAGGACTGGTTCCTGCGTTACGAATTGCAAACCGTACCGGGCGTATCCGAAGTGGCCAGTATTGGCGGCTACGTCAAGCAGTATCAGGTCGAAGTCGATCCCAACAAGCTGAAGGCGTACAACATCCCGTTGACCAAAATCAAAAATGCCATCCAGCGCAGCAACAACGATGTGGGCGGTCGTCTGCTTGAAATGTCGGAAACCGAGTACATGGTGCGCGGCCTGGGCTACATTAAAAATATTGAGGATATCGAACATATTCCATTGGGGGTTGATGCCAAGGGAACGCCGATTCTGGTCCGTGACGTTGGCCGTGTGACCCTGGGGCCAGATCTACGCCGGGGATTGGCCGAGTTGAACGGAGAGGGAGAAACCGTTGGCGGAATCATTGTTCAGCGCTTCGGGGAAAATGCTTTGGGGGTGATCCACCGCGTCAAGCACAAGCTCGATCAACTGAAAAAGGGACTGCCCGACGGGGTCGAAATCATCGAAGTGTACGATCGTTCCAAACTCATCCAACGGGCCATCGCCAACCTGAAAGAGAAACTGATTGAGGAAAGCGCTGCTGTTGCCCTGATCAGCATTTTCTTTTTACTGCATCTACGATCGTCTCTGGTCGCCATCATCACCATCCCCATGGGCATTCTGATGGCCTTCATCGTGATGAAGTATCAGGGCCTGAACGCCAACATCATGTCGCTGGGCGGTATCGCCATCGCCATCGGCGCCATGATCGACGGCGCCATCGTCATGATCGAAAACGCGCACAAGCATCTGGAACGGGATCGCGGCAAGAAAGACCACTGGCAGATCATCTACGAAGCCGCCTCGGAAGTGGGCCCTGCCCTGTTCTACAGCCTTCTCATCATCACCGTTTCATTTTTGCCCGTGTTCACTTTGGAAGCTCAGGAAGGCCGTTTGTTTTCTCCGCTCGCGTTCACCAAAACCTATTCCATGGCAGCGGCGGCCATCCTCGCCGTCACGCTGGTCCCGGTCATTATGGGATATTTTATTCGCGGCTACATTCTCCCGGAAAAGAAAAATCCCATCACCTGGTTATTGACGAATCTCTTTCGCCCTGTTCTCTGGCTGGCCCTGCGCATGAAAACGGTGGTCATCCTTGCCGCGCTTCTCATTGTACTGGTCACCCTGATTCCTTTAAAGAAACTGGGCTCGGAGTTCATGCCTCCTCTCAACGAAGGCGATATCCTCTACATGCCCACCACGCTGCCGGGCATCTCCATCACCAAGGCCAAACAACTCTTGCAGCAGACCGACAAAATCATCAAACAATTTCCGGAAGTCAAAAATGTTTTTGGGAAAATAGGGCGAGCGGAAACCGCAACCGATCCCGCACCCTTGAGCATGATCGAGACCACCATCACCCTCAAACCGAAAGCCGCCTGGCGGCCGGGCGTCACCACAAAATCCCTGATCGATGAAATGGACGCTGCACTGCAGTTCCCCGGCCTTACCAATACATGGACCATGCCCATCAAAACCCGCATTGACATGCTGTCCACTGGAATCAAGACGCCTGTCGGCATCAAGATATCCGGAGATAACCTGAAAACGCTTCAGAAACTGGGGCAGCAAGTGGAATCCATGGCCCGCAACATCCCGGGAACCGCAAGCGTTTATGCGGAACGCGTGATCGGCGGCAATTATTTTGATTTTGTCATCGACCGCAAACAGGCGGCGCGTTATGGCCTGACTGTGGGCGATGTACAGGATGTCATTCAAACTGCCATCGGCGGCATGAACATCACCAACACCATTGAAGGTTTGGAGCGCTACCCGGTCAATCTCCGCTACAGCCGGGAATTGCGCGACAACATCAGCCAACTGCAACGTGTGCTGATCCCCACTCCGCGCGGCGAGCACATCCCCATGGCACAGGTGGCTCAGATAGAAATCAAGAAAGGTCCGCCTGTCATTAAAACTGAGAATGCGCGGTTGAATGCATGGATCTATGTTGACATCAAGGATATCGACGTTGGCACCTATGTCGAGCGCGCCAAACAAATCATCGGTGAACAGGTTGACTTGCCGGCTGGTTACAATCTGATGTGGAGCGGCCAGTACGAATACATGGAACGCGCCAAAAAACGTTTGCAACTGATTGTTCCGGTAACCCTGCTCATGATTTTTGTATTGCTCTACCTCAACTTTCGCAACGTCACCGAAAGTCTCGTGGTCATGCTGTCCCTGCCCTTTGCCCTGGTCGGCGGCATCTGGTATCTGTATTCTCTCAACTACGAATTGAGCGTGGCCGTGGCGGTCGGCTTCATTGCATTGGCAGGTGTGGCGGCGGAGATTGGCGTGCTCGTTCTGGTTTACATCGATCAGGCTTACAAGCAACGCCAGCGTGAGGGCGCAATCAAATCCAAAACAGACATCCGCGACGCCGTGTTGGAAGGAACGTCGGAACGCATACGCCCCATTATCATGACGGTTGTCTCCACCGTAGGCGGACTGCTCCCAATCATGATCGGCTCGGGGACCGGTTCCGATGTGATGAAACGCATCGCCGCGCCTATGGTGGGCGGCATGATTTCCGCCACAATTCTGACCCTGATCGTCGTGCCCACTCTTTATAACCTGATTCTGGAAATCCGATTCAAACTATACAAACCCCCTATCCCGGAGAGTTCCAATAATGAGGAAGGGGCCCGCAAAGATGCAGATCGCGTTGGGCTCAACCCTCCCCAGTCACATTAA
- a CDS encoding efflux RND transporter periplasmic adaptor subunit translates to MMEDDKNKENLENENNTPETPEGSTLRRDSSSEEEQKVLFPEKKESESEKKTASPTPGFRWPNLMTLIVLLVGFYVIGFLTNPEQLQNTSQTLKDIAYFSKERLQPVKEKIVAYIEDQMERPDGTQEARRSEGSGTTVQGQPMPQMTNEMKGRKIKYWQAPMNPDYKRDKPGKSPMGMALIPVYENEADDSGEININPTVVQNIGVKTAKVQRRKLTHQIRTTGIITYDERKIHHVHTKYGGWIEKLYVDFKGQFVKKGDIVMDIYSPKLVSTQEEFLLALKYKESLENSPIPEIRRGAETLLKTTRRRLELFDVPNHQIEELKKDRLIKKAMHIHSHTSGFVIKKNVDHGEYIEATKPLYMIADLSNIWVMADIYEHELPWVKIGQKAEMNLSYFPGKTFKGEVTYIDPYLDPKSRTLKVRMEFKNPDGALKPDMYANVFLKSTVAKNGVAVPEQAIIRSGENDLVVVQTGAGQFESRKIVLGAQAEDYYQVLEGLRPGETVVTSSSFLIDSESRLTEALNKFNASRDGTKKKNEMKMESDNKGQQPGKLELQLDEKSTDQ, encoded by the coding sequence ATGATGGAAGACGATAAGAACAAAGAAAACCTGGAGAACGAGAACAATACTCCGGAAACTCCTGAGGGTTCCACTCTTCGTCGAGATTCTTCTTCTGAAGAGGAACAGAAAGTCCTGTTCCCTGAAAAGAAAGAGTCTGAAAGTGAGAAGAAGACTGCCTCGCCAACGCCCGGATTCCGCTGGCCAAACCTGATGACTCTGATTGTGCTGTTGGTCGGATTTTATGTTATCGGTTTTCTGACCAATCCGGAGCAGCTTCAGAATACGTCACAGACCCTGAAGGATATCGCCTATTTTTCGAAGGAACGTCTGCAGCCTGTTAAAGAAAAAATAGTCGCGTACATAGAAGATCAGATGGAACGCCCGGACGGAACCCAGGAAGCCCGCCGATCGGAGGGGTCGGGAACCACGGTGCAGGGCCAGCCCATGCCCCAAATGACAAACGAAATGAAAGGGCGAAAAATTAAATACTGGCAGGCACCGATGAACCCCGATTACAAACGAGACAAGCCCGGTAAAAGCCCCATGGGCATGGCTCTCATTCCGGTTTATGAAAACGAAGCCGATGATTCCGGGGAAATAAATATCAATCCCACGGTCGTGCAAAATATCGGGGTCAAGACCGCAAAGGTTCAACGTCGCAAATTGACCCATCAGATTCGAACCACCGGCATCATCACCTACGACGAACGCAAGATTCATCATGTCCATACTAAATATGGCGGTTGGATTGAAAAACTCTACGTGGACTTTAAGGGGCAGTTCGTCAAAAAAGGCGACATCGTCATGGATATATACAGTCCGAAACTGGTCTCTACCCAGGAGGAGTTTCTCCTCGCTTTGAAGTACAAGGAGTCGCTCGAAAACAGCCCCATTCCGGAAATCCGCCGTGGCGCCGAAACCCTTCTTAAAACCACTCGCCGGCGGCTGGAACTGTTCGATGTGCCCAACCACCAGATTGAAGAACTGAAAAAAGATCGTCTGATAAAAAAAGCCATGCACATCCATTCACACACCAGCGGCTTCGTGATTAAAAAAAATGTGGATCACGGCGAATACATTGAGGCCACGAAACCGCTGTACATGATCGCGGATTTATCCAACATCTGGGTCATGGCCGATATTTACGAACACGAGCTTCCATGGGTGAAGATCGGACAAAAGGCTGAAATGAATCTTTCTTACTTCCCCGGAAAGACCTTTAAAGGAGAAGTCACGTACATCGATCCGTACCTCGATCCCAAAAGCCGAACCTTGAAAGTACGCATGGAATTTAAAAATCCAGATGGAGCGCTCAAACCAGACATGTACGCCAACGTTTTTTTGAAATCCACCGTGGCTAAAAACGGCGTGGCCGTACCGGAGCAGGCGATCATTCGATCCGGAGAAAACGATTTGGTTGTCGTCCAAACCGGCGCTGGACAATTCGAATCCCGAAAAATCGTTTTGGGTGCTCAGGCCGAAGACTATTATCAGGTGCTCGAGGGGCTCCGCCCTGGAGAGACCGTCGTCACGTCTTCCAGTTTCCTCATCGATTCCGAGAGCAGGCTGACGGAAGCACTAAATAAATTCAATGCCTCCAGAGATGGGACAAAGAAGAAAAATGAGATGAAAATGGAAAGCGATAATAAAGGACAACAACCCGGAAAACTGGAGTTGCAACTGGATGAAAAAAGCACAGACCAATAA
- a CDS encoding TolC family protein: MCRIWFALFLLYWFPTPALAEAENEHHRIFKATLNSFIQEAVQNNPELAEARQKINVLKEIPPQRESLDDPMLELGLWNLPVDTFSFRQEAMTQKQIEVSQAFPFPGKLGLRSQDALHDVRIAEQTLRDLELEVVKKVKTSFYELCFIRASLDTTHQNKILLEQFVTIAETKYAVGKGIQQDVLQAQLELSKILDRIIELQQLKEQETARLNTLMDRLPQAPLNIPHGLPQTPFSFKTDELQTIAEQNRPALKAVQEAIEKMKIRKQLAEKEYYPDFKVGFRYGQRQDSAFQDHPDFVSGFVGVNIPIWQETKQDRKVAEENYRISVFKETYRKIRSQIFMEIKILLDKEKKNRELIQLVKTGIIPQAKQSLESALSAYSVDKIDFLTLIDNQVTLLNWEIKYHRELTHYEQNLAALESMVGKSLFDPENPLR; this comes from the coding sequence ATGTGCAGGATATGGTTTGCATTGTTTCTTCTGTATTGGTTTCCAACACCGGCTCTGGCAGAAGCGGAAAACGAACATCACCGGATATTCAAAGCCACCTTGAACAGTTTCATCCAGGAAGCCGTCCAAAACAACCCGGAACTGGCGGAAGCGCGGCAAAAAATCAACGTCCTGAAAGAGATTCCGCCGCAGCGTGAATCCCTGGACGACCCGATGCTGGAGCTGGGTCTGTGGAATCTCCCCGTCGATACGTTTTCCTTTCGCCAGGAAGCGATGACTCAAAAGCAGATCGAGGTCTCACAGGCGTTTCCGTTTCCCGGAAAACTGGGATTGCGTTCTCAGGACGCCTTGCACGACGTGCGCATCGCCGAGCAGACGCTGCGCGATCTGGAGTTGGAAGTAGTCAAAAAAGTGAAGACGTCTTTTTATGAGTTGTGCTTCATCCGGGCTTCGCTGGACACCACCCATCAGAACAAGATTTTACTTGAACAGTTCGTCACCATTGCCGAAACCAAATACGCCGTCGGCAAAGGCATCCAACAGGATGTCCTCCAGGCTCAACTCGAGTTGTCAAAGATTTTGGATCGGATCATCGAGCTGCAACAACTCAAAGAACAGGAAACGGCGCGGCTGAACACCTTGATGGACCGGCTGCCTCAGGCGCCGCTTAACATTCCCCATGGACTGCCGCAAACACCGTTCAGCTTCAAAACCGATGAACTGCAAACCATAGCCGAACAGAATCGCCCTGCCCTGAAAGCCGTTCAGGAAGCGATAGAAAAAATGAAAATCCGCAAGCAGCTGGCGGAAAAAGAATACTACCCCGATTTCAAGGTCGGTTTCCGGTACGGACAGAGGCAGGATTCGGCCTTTCAGGATCATCCCGACTTCGTATCTGGATTTGTCGGGGTCAATATCCCTATCTGGCAGGAAACGAAGCAGGACCGCAAAGTGGCCGAAGAAAACTACCGCATTTCCGTATTTAAGGAAACGTATCGCAAAATCCGCAGTCAGATTTTCATGGAAATCAAAATATTGCTGGATAAAGAGAAGAAAAACCGGGAACTCATCCAACTGGTCAAAACCGGAATCATCCCTCAGGCCAAGCAATCCCTGGAGTCGGCCCTGTCTGCATACAGCGTTGACAAGATTGATTTTCTAACACTGATCGACAACCAGGTGACACTCCTGAACTGGGAAATCAAATACCACCGCGAATTGACCCATTATGAACAGAACCTTGCTGCATTGGAAAGCATGGTCGGCAAAAGCCTGTTTGACCCGGAGAACCCCCTACGGTGA
- a CDS encoding tetratricopeptide repeat protein: MWSRLRKSFLLKLGLAIGVSLVCLLLLEAGLRLGGFGEQYEFVVSGSRPQDEGKVSLNSQYVAIHYFQHLPVNLSRLFTDRPWFEDTAFSRTKQSGVFRVFMVGASTTRGFPYTDRRISYSGLLQAMLRDVLPAQRVEVINAGYDALSSFGVLDLTSQLMDYEPDLIVVYSGHNEFIGHFGANSAINYGQNRKVIRLATFLFQSRTYLAMERMALWLRSRDRGDASRNSQVNLFRAMLSKERLGWDDATHEEAERNYKANLTELVRQARQRGIQVVLSTLVSNVRSFPPVRSVFSESLSAAARQRLTGLLQQGKAALEQKDYEQAVEYFEQVIAGDARQAEAHFGLGRAYDHLQQMEKARSHYLLAREYDRLHLRACLRLNEVVEQVGREAQVPVLNMVSQMEKIASDGMPGEDLFLEHVHPNINGHMVMADGMARFLAERELIAPASHWKWERLKPAREYILQTGFNQSQYLNAQYTIGRLYLDFPFYQCRKGISVLQKIGKAEEEQALINNCLSASGKESSIDVD; the protein is encoded by the coding sequence ATGTGGTCTCGACTCCGCAAATCCTTTCTTTTAAAGTTAGGGCTGGCCATCGGCGTGAGTCTGGTTTGCCTTCTTTTGTTGGAAGCGGGATTGCGCCTGGGTGGTTTTGGCGAACAGTATGAGTTTGTCGTTTCCGGCAGCCGGCCGCAGGATGAAGGCAAGGTCTCCCTCAATTCCCAATACGTTGCCATCCATTATTTCCAGCACTTGCCTGTCAATCTGAGCCGCCTGTTCACCGACCGGCCCTGGTTTGAGGACACGGCGTTTTCCCGCACGAAGCAGTCGGGTGTGTTCCGCGTATTCATGGTGGGCGCCTCCACCACGCGCGGGTTTCCCTACACCGACCGCCGGATCAGTTATTCGGGATTGTTGCAGGCCATGCTCCGGGATGTGCTGCCGGCGCAGCGGGTGGAAGTGATCAATGCCGGATACGACGCCTTGAGCAGTTTCGGCGTGCTGGATTTGACATCGCAGTTGATGGATTACGAACCCGATCTCATCGTGGTTTACAGCGGTCACAATGAATTCATCGGACATTTCGGGGCCAATTCCGCCATCAATTACGGGCAAAACCGGAAGGTGATCCGGCTGGCCACCTTCCTGTTCCAATCCCGGACTTATCTGGCCATGGAACGCATGGCCCTTTGGCTGCGTTCCCGCGACCGCGGCGATGCCTCCCGCAACAGCCAGGTGAATTTGTTCCGGGCCATGTTGTCGAAGGAGCGCCTTGGCTGGGATGATGCGACCCACGAGGAGGCAGAGCGCAATTATAAGGCGAATCTCACCGAGCTGGTGCGGCAGGCCCGGCAACGCGGCATTCAGGTGGTCCTGTCCACCCTGGTCTCCAATGTACGCAGCTTTCCCCCGGTCCGCTCGGTATTTTCCGAATCATTGTCCGCGGCAGCGCGGCAGCGATTGACCGGTCTTTTGCAGCAGGGAAAGGCGGCTCTCGAACAAAAGGATTACGAACAAGCCGTAGAATATTTTGAACAGGTGATTGCAGGCGATGCCCGGCAGGCGGAGGCGCATTTCGGATTGGGACGGGCTTATGATCATCTGCAACAAATGGAGAAGGCACGATCCCACTACCTGCTGGCCCGGGAGTACGACCGCTTGCATCTACGGGCCTGCCTGCGCCTCAATGAGGTCGTCGAACAGGTTGGACGGGAAGCGCAGGTTCCGGTGCTGAATATGGTGTCGCAAATGGAAAAAATCGCGTCCGATGGGATGCCCGGTGAGGATCTTTTTCTGGAACATGTGCATCCTAATATAAACGGCCATATGGTAATGGCCGACGGCATGGCCCGTTTTCTGGCCGAACGGGAACTCATAGCACCTGCGTCCCACTGGAAATGGGAACGCCTGAAACCCGCCCGCGAGTACATCCTGCAGACCGGTTTCAATCAGTCGCAATACCTGAACGCGCAATACACCATTGGCCGTCTTTACCTTGATTTCCCATTTTATCAGTGCAGGAAAGGCATCTCCGTATTGCAAAAGATCGGCAAGGCAGAAGAAGAACAAGCTCTCATCAATAACTGTTTGAGCGCATCCGGAAAGGAATCCTCGATCGATGTTGATTGA
- a CDS encoding precorrin-2 dehydrogenase/sirohydrochlorin ferrochelatase family protein → MLIDLNLKGKQVVVVGGGREATGKVELLLHQHCQVAVVADRISDSIHQWEREKKLTCTTMIVQNGDFLKDYENLILVMAITDSRDLNRTLVMAGLKLGCYVYAVDDPEVSDFSHPSVIALDANVQVAISTNGKSPLMARTFRQRLEPILRQNITRIDLLQVRLQARMRELAKEQLKDIAERKKFLQDIMVNPEIQSFLERGNLQEAEYFACQQLKKLSK, encoded by the coding sequence ATGTTGATTGATTTGAACCTCAAGGGCAAGCAGGTCGTGGTGGTGGGAGGTGGACGGGAAGCCACCGGCAAAGTAGAACTTTTGCTGCATCAACATTGCCAGGTCGCTGTGGTGGCCGATCGCATTTCCGACTCGATTCATCAATGGGAGCGGGAAAAAAAACTGACGTGCACGACCATGATTGTGCAGAACGGAGATTTTCTTAAGGATTATGAAAACCTGATTCTGGTCATGGCGATCACGGATTCCCGGGACCTCAACCGCACGCTGGTCATGGCCGGGTTGAAATTGGGCTGTTATGTGTATGCCGTGGACGATCCGGAGGTGAGCGATTTCAGCCACCCTTCGGTAATCGCTTTGGACGCCAACGTGCAAGTGGCTATTTCCACCAATGGTAAAAGCCCGCTCATGGCCCGAACATTCCGGCAACGATTGGAGCCGATTTTACGGCAGAACATCACGCGCATCGATCTGCTTCAGGTTCGGTTGCAGGCACGCATGCGAGAACTGGCGAAGGAACAGCTTAAGGACATTGCAGAACGTAAAAAATTCCTACAAGACATCATGGTCAATCCGGAAATTCAAAGCTTTCTGGAGAGAGGGAATTTACAGGAAGCCGAGTACTTTGCCTGCCAGCAGTTAAAGAAATTGAGTAAATAA
- a CDS encoding FAD-binding oxidoreductase yields MRRKTDPQAIAPYLKDASNSPPGAASEVVIPESAEELREFLKTNDQPITVSGAGTGLTASRVPRTGIIISMERLKRIGEVEDGTLCVEPAITLEDLDAHLKGTGWFYPPNPTETLASIGGTLATNASGSRSYKFGVTRDYVLELDILLADGRGARVRRSHSIDRPLELDDGSTIELPSIDYRSPQCKNAAGYYYQPGMDWIDLFVGSDGTLCLITEVRLQLRETPYDFLSGILFMASEEKCWDLVENIRRDRSVNIDPCSLEYFDRHSLMRLKEKFKNVPNAAQAALFFEQDVLHEEGYEPVLEAWYEYLESNEVLLDDSWFAQGPKDVEKFHLFRHQVPLLLNEENSRMGRVKMGTDMAVDDAHFQEMMRFYRKTLEEGGVDYAMFGHIGDNHLHINLLPDKDQSGTAKAVYDRLVDQILAWGGTVSAEHGIGKLKKNYYHKMVGKQTIAKLQTLKDRLDPKGLLGQGNLL; encoded by the coding sequence ATGCGACGGAAAACAGATCCACAGGCCATCGCTCCTTACCTTAAGGACGCTTCCAACAGTCCGCCCGGTGCGGCATCGGAGGTGGTGATTCCCGAGTCGGCGGAAGAACTCCGCGAATTTTTAAAAACCAACGATCAGCCCATCACTGTTTCCGGAGCCGGAACGGGACTGACCGCATCCCGCGTACCCCGCACGGGTATCATCATTTCCATGGAACGGTTGAAGCGCATCGGCGAAGTGGAGGACGGAACCCTCTGCGTGGAGCCGGCGATCACCCTGGAAGACCTGGACGCGCACCTGAAAGGAACCGGCTGGTTTTATCCGCCGAATCCCACGGAGACGCTGGCATCGATCGGCGGCACGCTGGCGACCAATGCTTCCGGATCGCGCAGTTACAAGTTCGGCGTCACCCGGGATTATGTTCTGGAACTGGACATCCTGCTTGCCGATGGACGCGGCGCACGCGTCCGGCGGAGCCATTCCATCGACCGGCCGCTTGAACTGGATGACGGGTCCACCATCGAACTGCCATCAATCGACTACCGCAGTCCGCAGTGTAAAAACGCCGCCGGGTATTATTACCAGCCCGGCATGGACTGGATTGATTTGTTTGTTGGGTCCGACGGCACGTTGTGTCTGATTACGGAAGTGCGTTTGCAATTGAGAGAAACACCGTACGACTTCCTGAGCGGCATCCTGTTCATGGCCAGCGAGGAGAAATGCTGGGACTTGGTGGAAAACATCCGCCGCGACCGCTCGGTCAATATCGATCCATGCTCGCTGGAATATTTCGACCGTCATTCGCTGATGCGTCTCAAGGAAAAATTCAAAAACGTTCCCAATGCGGCGCAGGCGGCACTGTTCTTCGAGCAGGATGTCCTGCATGAAGAAGGTTACGAGCCGGTGCTGGAAGCGTGGTACGAATATCTGGAATCGAATGAGGTGCTTTTGGACGACTCCTGGTTTGCGCAGGGGCCGAAGGACGTGGAAAAATTCCATCTATTCCGGCATCAGGTGCCGCTTCTCCTAAATGAAGAAAACAGTCGCATGGGTCGGGTTAAAATGGGAACGGACATGGCGGTGGACGATGCGCATTTTCAGGAGATGATGCGGTTTTACCGTAAAACTCTGGAAGAGGGCGGCGTGGATTACGCGATGTTCGGACATATTGGCGACAATCATCTTCACATCAACCTGCTGCCTGACAAGGATCAGTCGGGCACAGCGAAGGCCGTTTATGACCGGCTGGTCGATCAGATACTGGCGTGGGGAGGGACGGTTTCCGCAGAACACGGAATCGGCAAGTTGAAGAAAAACTATTATCACAAAATGGTTGGAAAACAAACGATTGCCAAATTGCAAACACTTAAAGATCGGCTGGACCCCAAAGGACTTCTGGGGCAGGGGAATTTATTGTGA